From one Lycium ferocissimum isolate CSIRO_LF1 unplaced genomic scaffold, AGI_CSIRO_Lferr_CH_V1 ctg7876, whole genome shotgun sequence genomic stretch:
- the LOC132045765 gene encoding uncharacterized protein LOC132045765 yields the protein MAWMLGFAQMRRVIAVDGTFLKSKYERVLLSAVAQDTENHVFPMAFCVVDKECDASYKFFEQMRSFVDDTKELCIISDRHPSIKKAVSIVFPLSHYGCCMKHLGENLRTTFHNTKVVSQFYKAAKSYNIDEFNDHFNQIRDTVPGAAEHLERVGFHRWSRVFFPGNRYNLMTSNIAESVNSMFNVEREFPITALFDAINRRFAENFMRGVWSSSTHQTSLFLQLKKNFKICQLGEQVISPSNSQLQVQRHRSRCSCDNRSAK from the exons ATGGCTTGGATGCTTGGTTTTGCGCAAATGAGAAGAGTCATAGCTGTCGATGGGACATTCTTGAAGAGCAAGTATGAAAGAGTGTTGTTGTCAGCCGTGGCGCAAGATACGGAGAATCATGTTTTTCCTATGGCATTTTGTGTAGTGGACAAGGAGTGTGATGCCTCATACAAAttttttgaacaaatgagaagctTTGTAGATGATACCAAAGAGTTGTGCATAATTTCTGATAGGCATCCAAGTATCAAAAAGGCAGTTTCAATTGTCTTCCCTTTATCTCATTATGGTTGTTGCATGAAGCACCTTGGGGAAAATCTCCGAACCACCTTTCACAATACGAAGGTCGTATCTCAGTTTTATAAAGCAGCAAAATCGTACAATATAGATGAGTTCAATGaccatttcaatcaaataagaGATACCGTGCCTGGGGCCGCCGAACATCTTGAACGTGTTGGATTCCACAGATGGAGCAGGGTATTCTTCCCCGGAAATAG GTATAATCTTATGACGTCAAACATTGCTGAGTCGGTGAACTCAATGTTCAATGTTGAAAGAGAATTTCCCATTACTGCTTTATTTGATGCCATAAACAGGAGATTTGCAGAAAACTTCATGAGAGGCGTATGGAGTTCATCGACTCACCAAACATCTTTGTTCCTtcagttgaaaaaaaatttcaaaatttgtcaACTTGGGGAACAAGTTATTAGCCCATCAAATAGCCAACTACAAGTTCAGCGTCATCGGTCACGGTGCAGTTGCGACAATCGATCTGCAAAGTAG